In a genomic window of Gemmatimonadaceae bacterium:
- a CDS encoding SPFH domain-containing protein, with product MAELILWDPGETVVLLKNKRLIPMDDPFGGYKYISPWRGEEFKGRLSHKLQMSKWTSDSIFTSDGLSVNLVVGIWWRIADANRYVAAIATSPTPESRTDADALDDNAKQWIEMLAGSTLREQVNKLPTDKLISPYVRAYIQVKDGMQTEAVPQFSELLNFARDQLDAKTQKYGIETDRLEVQELVLTKEYKQKLENVRAAFLAPDESRALTEARMIALRELSSVIGSDRVGLIEILKVMKVPDVMLSSVAGGLGALNTQGAVDAEVAKMLSASHNSVPAAPGPPKALGSQ from the coding sequence ATGGCAGAACTCATACTGTGGGATCCAGGGGAAACCGTGGTGCTCCTGAAGAACAAGCGGCTGATTCCCATGGACGACCCATTCGGCGGGTACAAGTATATTTCTCCGTGGCGCGGTGAAGAATTCAAGGGACGCCTGTCTCACAAGCTGCAGATGTCGAAGTGGACGAGTGATTCGATCTTTACGAGCGATGGGCTGTCGGTGAATCTTGTTGTTGGCATTTGGTGGCGCATTGCCGATGCCAATCGGTACGTCGCGGCAATCGCCACGAGCCCCACGCCGGAATCACGAACGGATGCCGACGCGCTCGATGACAACGCGAAGCAGTGGATTGAGATGCTTGCCGGATCAACGCTTCGCGAGCAGGTCAACAAGCTGCCGACTGACAAGCTGATCTCTCCCTACGTCCGGGCGTACATTCAGGTGAAGGACGGCATGCAGACAGAAGCCGTGCCGCAATTTTCCGAGCTGCTGAATTTCGCGCGTGACCAACTCGACGCTAAGACGCAGAAGTATGGCATTGAGACTGATCGGCTTGAGGTGCAGGAGTTGGTTCTGACCAAGGAGTACAAGCAAAAACTCGAGAATGTCAGGGCTGCCTTCCTGGCACCCGACGAAAGCCGAGCCCTCACGGAAGCTCGTATGATTGCACTTCGTGAACTCTCAAGCGTAATCGGCAGCGATCGCGTCGGACTCATTGAGATTCTCAAGGTGATGAAGGTGCCGGACGTGATGCTCTCCTCGGTGGCCGGCGGATTGGGCGCCTTGAACACGCAGGGGGCAGTGGACGCGGAGGTCGCCAAAATGCTTTCGGCTTCGCACAATAGTGTTCCCGCGGCACCGGGACCTCCGAAGGCGCTGGGGTCGCAGTAA